One genomic region from Danio aesculapii chromosome 24, fDanAes4.1, whole genome shotgun sequence encodes:
- the reck gene encoding reversion-inducing cysteine-rich protein with Kazal motifs gives MSGCLQILAVLLCCRFWALVFSQDPSCCVHHAADLPQCRDACEQLASIRSESRLRHLLHRLPSYCPETLSELWICINNTLPGASRKSDGWVGLGCCELAISIECRRDCKQASSKNDISKVCKKDTENPLYSCITKNEMGSVCCSYAGRHTTCREYCQAIFRTDSSPTVSQISAVKEYCQSVSPPLILCVENYTRLHPTHRPIDSLHCCDRAEEAHCQLACKRILRTLSTEQEIMDGLISECGSQPLPQDPLWQCFLGSAHPPANTDPESPPIAKMDSAKLHCCFKANTSICRNMCVEISTSWGTQSWQEFDQHCEYNPVEMDLITCLADVREPCQLGCKELSYCTNFNNRPTELFRSCNVQSDQGALNDFKLWSNGSIRMPLMNIPVLDIRRCRPEMWKTVACALQIKPCYSRSRGSVICRSDCVEILRQCGDRRRFAEAQTPERICDLLSPTDDPERCIPLHRYLTASELESSVEEVIHPCNPNPCPSSHLCHVNRKGCHVGHDCLPYYCVPGCKLGEASEFLVPADARLQVPVHSAQPGCYEVCVCGQSGRLENCAEMPCFDTSKSCQIAGQRRSHGSSFRVDCNPCSCFAGDAVCSSRQCVRSDSSEEDRRLFTGLPCGCADHFVPVCAGNGRTYPSACVARCVGFTDSQFVFGSCRSFDPCSPNPCQRNQRCVPRRQVCLTDLSEFPCPQYECVSRPSSCDQKLLDPVCDTDNMEHANLCVLNLRGKTLAYSGPCQDACRRPREVCAHNGESYSTVCEAFSERVAVDYQGRCHAVGVESEFGSDSGCNAVPCPPLASDACQPITPPGACCPVCAGMLRILWNKAQMNIFAKLNRDQPVSLHDILKILRLHVSVPQCDIFGYLSIDSEIIILITPVDQQPTPLQIEACSKEAEKIDSLINSGSPTLVSHVPLSAFLSSELQLSSVRSSGGVSISVCVLLLLCSLILTLTSDL, from the exons atccgTCCTGCTGTGTCCATCATGCTGCAGACCTCCCTCAGTGCAGAGACGCATGTGAACAG ctgGCCAGTATCAGGAGTGAGTCTCGGCTCCGGCATCTCCTCCACCGGCTGCCCAGTTACTGCCCGGAGACTCTG agtgaACTCTGGATCTGCATCAACAACACACTACCAG gagcgTCCCGTAAGTCAGATGGTTGGGTGGGTCTGGGCTGCTGTGAGCTGGCCATCTCTATTGAGTGTCGACGCGACTGTAAACAG GCCTCTTCTAAGAATGACATCTCTAAAGTCTGCAAGAAGGACACAGAG aaTCCGCTCTACAGCTGCATCACCAAGAATGAGA tgggcTCGGTGTGCTGCAGTTACGCAGGCAGACACACCACCTGTCGTGAGTACTGTCAGGCCATCTTCCGCACAGACTCGTCTCCCACCGTCTCTCAGATCAGCGCAGTGAAGGAGTACTGCCAGAGCGTCAGCCCCCCGCTCATCCTGTGTGTGGAGAACTACACCAGACTGCACCCCACACACAGACCCATCGAca gtctgCACTGCTGTGACCGGGCTGAGGAGGCTCACTGTCAGCTGGCCTGTAAGCGTATCCTGCGCACCCTCAGCACAGAGCAGGAGATCATGGACGGTCTGATCAGCGAGTGTGGCAGTCAGCCGCTGCCCCAGGACCCGCTCTGGCAGTGTTTTCTAGGCAGCGCTCATCCGCCCGCCAACACCGACCCCGAATCTCCACCCATCGCCAAGATGGACAGCGCCAAACTGCACTGCTGCTTCAAGGCCAACACCAGCATCTGCAG gaACATGTGTGTGGAGATCAGCACCAGCTGGGGAACACAGAGCTGGCAGGAGTTTGACCAGCACTGTGAATATAACCCGGTGGAGATGGACCTGATCACCTGCCTGGCGGACGTCAGAGAGCCCTGCCAACTGGGCTGCAAAGAGCTCAGCTACTGCACCAACTTCAAcaacag gccGACAGAGCTGTTCCGCAGCTGTAATGTTCAGTCTGATCAGGGCGCGCTGAATGACTTTAAGCTGTGGTCCAATGGAAGCATCCGGATGCCGCTGATGAACATCCCGGTGCTGGACATCAGACGCTGCCGGCCAGAGATGTGGAAGACTGTAGCCTGCGCTCTGCAGATCAAACCCTGCTACAGCCGATCCAGAGGCAGCGTCatctgcag gtcagACTGTGTGGAGATCCTCCGTCAGTGTGGGGACCGCAGGCGTTTTGCAGAGGCTCAGACCCCGGAGCGCATCTGTGATCTTCTGTCTCCCACTGATGACCCAGAGCGCTGCATCCCTCTGCACAGATacctga CTGCCAGTGAGTTGGAGAGCAGCGTGGAGGAGGTCATCCACCCCTGCAACCCCAACCCCTGTCCCAGTAGCCACCTGTGCCACGTCAACCGCAAGGGCTGCCATGTAGGACACGACTGCCTGCCGTACTACTGTGTGCCCG GCTGTAAGCTGGGCGAGGCCTCAGAGTTCCTGGTGCCCGCTGATGCCCGTCTGCAGGTGCCCGTGCACAGTGCTCAGCCGGGCTGCTACGAGGTCTGCGTCTGCGGTCAGAGCGGCCGGCTGGAGAACTGCGCTGAGATGCCCTGCTTCGACACCAGCAAGAGCTGCCAGATCGCAGGACAGCGCAGGA GTCACGGCTCATCCTTCCGTGTGGACTGTAATCCGTGTTCCTGCTTTGCGGGTGACGCTGTGTGTTCGTCTCGTCAGTGTGTGCGCTCCGACAGCTCAGAGGAGGACCGGCGGCTCTTcactg gtCTGCCGTGTGGCTGTGCGGATCACTTCGTGCCGGTGTGTGCGGGTAACGGGCGCACGTACCCCAGCGCGTGTGTGGCTCGCTGTGTGGGATTCACAGACTCACAGTTTGTGTTCGGATCCTGCAGGAGCTTCGACCCCTGCTCACCAAACCCCTGCCAGAGGAACcagag GTGTGTCCCCAGGCGTCAGGTGTGTTTGACGGATCTGTCGGAATTCCCGTGTCCTCAGTACGAGTGTGTGTCGCGTCCATCCAGCTGTGATCAGAAGCTGCTGGATCCTGTGTGTGACACCGACAACATGGAGCACGCAAACCTGTGTGTGCTGAACCTGCGCGGGAAAACACTGGCGTACAGCGGACCCTGCCAG gATGCGTGCCGCCGTCCCCGTGAGGTGTGTGCTCATAACGGCGAGTCGTACTCTACAGTGTGTGAAGCGTTCTCGGAGCGTGTGGCGGTGGATTATCAGGGCCGCTGTCATGCAGTCGGGGTGGAGTCTGAGTTCGGTTCTGACTCCGGCTGTAACGCTGTTCCCTGTCCACCGCTGGCCAGCGACGCCTGCCAACCCATCACACCACCAG gcgcCTGCTGTCCGGTGTGTGCAGGAATGCTGCGGATCCTCTGGAATAAAGCACAGATGAACATCTTTGCcaag ctgaaCCGGGATCAGCCAGTGTCGCTCCATGACATCCTGAAGATCCTGCGTCTGCACGTTTCTGTTCCTCAGTGCGACATCTTCGGTTATTTGAGCATCGACTCGGagatcatcatcctcatcactcCTGTAGACCAGCAGCCCACACCACTGCAG attgaAGCCTGCAGTAAGGAAGCAGAGAAGATCGACTCCCTCATTAACTCGGGCAGCCCGACGCTGGTGTCTCACGTCCCTCTGTCTGCCTTCCTGAGCTCGGAGCTGCAGCTCTCCAGCGTTCGCTCCTCCGGCGGCGTctccatcagtgtgtgtgtgctgctgctgCTCTGCTCACTGATCCTGAccctgacctctgacctctga